The proteins below come from a single Salvelinus fontinalis isolate EN_2023a chromosome 1, ASM2944872v1, whole genome shotgun sequence genomic window:
- the LOC129853872 gene encoding V-set and transmembrane domain-containing protein 4-like, producing MDWLTVEMNFSSVMYVLLTRALIAGVCEALNVTVTPGPVVMVREGENLTLSCLVSQKKRSNSFLVLRWLFSPPPPSFAPLPPSPSPPLPEQLIVKLTMKKIQIYGNYSFRFSQPKFHLYEEREGREGRTEEGEVYGLLVLNVTRRDRGFYTCRVQEIRRHRNSWKASSNGTSAAQLTVYIPQDRSDEGVWRLFGDVYLCAVLLCSLGLLSIFLFTLVLTCQYLHTRHTLKKASYYLVKCPESCSGETVTSLMSSSSLSPGNHRKEKRHKACRRDTPREPEETHIPEKVPVAAERQSPRKPLRLKSLPRRPVRSSVYEEDSLTYAELELVRPRPETPSSTSPSSLSIPEPLASSPSSSDTVYAQILFREKPL from the exons ATGGATTGGTTGACTGTGGAAATGAACTTCTCCTCTGTAATGTATGTTCTCTTGACTAGAGCTCTCATAGCAG GTGTGTGTGAGGCCCTGAACGTGACCGTGACCCCTGGGCCAGTTGTCATGGTTAGGGAGGGTGAGAACCTGACCCTGTCCTGCCTCGTCTCCCAGAAGAAGAGGAGCAACAGCTTCCTCGTCCTCCGAtggctcttctctcctcctcctccctctttcgctcctctccctccatccccctctcctcctcttcctgaacAGCTGATTGTGAAGTTGACCATGAAGAAGATACAGATCTATGGGAACTACAGTTTCCGGTTCTCCCAGCCCAAGTTCCATCTgtatgaggagagggaggggagagagggaaggacagaggagggagaggtgtaCGGACTGCTGGTTCTGAATGTGACTCGAAGGGACCGAGGGTTCTACACCTGCAGGGTCCAGGAGATACGCAGACACAGAAACAGCTGGAAGGCTTCGTCTAATGGCACCTCTGCAGCCCAGCTCACTG TATACATCCCACAGGACAGGAGCGATGAGGGAGTGTGGCGTCTATTTGGAG ATGTCTACTTGTGTGCGGTGCTCCTCTGCTCCTTGGGACTGCTCTCCATCTTCCTGTTCACGCTGGTCCTCACCTGCCAGTACCTGCACACACGTCATACACTCAaaaaag CCAGTTATTACCTGGTCAAGTGTCCAGAGAGCTG CTCTGGAGAGACGGTGACTAGTTTAATGAGCTCCTCCAGCCTGTCTCCTGGAAAccacaggaaggagaagagacaCAAAGCATGCAGGAGAGACACACCCAGAGAACCAGAGGAGACACACATACCAGAGAAAG TGCCTGTAgctgcagagagacagagtcccaggaAGCCTCTACGCTTAAAGAGCCTGCCCAGGAGGCCGGTTAGG TCGAGCGTCTATGAGGAGGACAGCCTGACGTATGCAGAGTTGGAGCTAGTACGTCCCAGGCCTGaaaccccctcctccacctctccgtcttctctctccatccccgaGCCTCTAGCCTCCAGCCCTTCCAGCTCTGACACTGTCTACGCCCAGATCCTATTCCGGGAGAAACCGCTGTAG